DNA sequence from the Deltaproteobacteria bacterium genome:
GCGGGCGTGCGCCTGATCTACGTCGACATCAGCCCGGCGGTGGTGACGAAGCTCGCCGACCGGGGCTCGGTGGAGTCGACGGGCATCGTGACCGACGTGGGACTCTTCCTGAACCTGCTCGACGCCCGGCTGGGCGCGCTGGAGTAGCTGAGGTCAAGGGAGAGGTATCCCGAGCTCGCGGCATATCTTACGCACGAGGAAGTCGACGACTTCGCGGTGGCGTGGGACCGCGGAGTGAACCCCCGTTTTGGCGTTCGCGAACCACGAGTGCTTCGCTCCCTCGCGGACGAGGTTACACCCGTGCTTCCGCAAGTGCGCCACGAGGGCGTGTCGCTTCATGCCCTACGCGACGAGGCTGACTCGCAACCGTTCGACCTGGCGCCGCACGCCGTGGACCTGCTTCGGGCTGATGAGCGCGAGCTCACGCAGGGCAGCCTTCAAGCTGGCTCGGGCGCTAGGGAGGCTTCGCTCTTGCGCGTTGACCCCCGGGATCTCTGGGACATACCCGACGTACCACTTGCCGTGGCGTTCGAAGATCGCCGTTACCGTGAGCCGCCGGGGCGTGACTTCTCGTCGGCGCCTCTTGCGTGCTTTCGGTCTGCTTCCGGAAGAGCCCGCTCGAACGCGACTCATCTGTGAACTTCCATGCCGGACCCCGCCTCGAGGGTCCAGGAAGACAGGCGCCGGCGCGGGGTCACCCGGACGTGCCTGGTCGTTCAGCGGTAGCCGCCGAGGCGGACCGCGTAGGGCCGTGACGGCGACAGACGCTTCCTGCGTGGATCGACGACGAGCCCCAGCGCCTCCAGCGTCTCGACGCCCAGGATGGGCTCCTCGACCTTCCCGATCAATACCGTGGCAGGTGCTTCACGGCCGTCGATCCGCACCACAGCCACATCGGCGAGCACCCGGACGCGCCGGCCGTCTGCCAGGCGTACGCTCACGGGCCGTCGTCCCTTCATCCCGAGCGCTCGCGCCAGACGTGGCGGGATCACGGTGATGGTCGCACCGGTGTCGACCAGCATACGGGTCTTTATCGCTCGCTCCGCCCGAAGCCGGACGTTCTGATGAATGT
Encoded proteins:
- a CDS encoding addiction module toxin, HicA family; its protein translation is MKRHALVAHLRKHGCNLVREGAKHSWFANAKTGVHSAVPRHREVVDFLVRKICRELGIPLP
- a CDS encoding type II toxin-antitoxin system HicB family antitoxin is translated as MFERHGKWYVGYVPEIPGVNAQERSLPSARASLKAALRELALISPKQVHGVRRQVERLRVSLVA